One genomic region from Populus nigra chromosome 8, ddPopNigr1.1, whole genome shotgun sequence encodes:
- the LOC133701355 gene encoding GEM-like protein 5 yields the protein MTSTPQETEAQRVSYPTVQSSPEAKEAEFHEATSSATVTEESQPNNQPPASDEETKKLGTHIMGAPAAPNVHSENQQAALWNASEHQQIYEYPYLVYTPVEKSEKSAQKSLEPVIQKFQEWGKKTETIARNIWQNLKTGPSVPQAAWGKVNLTAKAITEGGFESLFKQIFETGPNEKLMKIFACYLSTSTGPVAGTLYLSTARVAFCSDRPLCYTAPSGEEAWSYYKVMIPLGKISTVNPVIMKESPPEKYIQIVTIDGHEFWFMGFVNFEKASHHLLEKASNLREAEYAVQPVVV from the exons ATGACAAGCACCCCTCAAGAGACAGAAGCCCAACGTGTGTCATACCCAACAGTACAATCATCTCCTGAAGCTAAAGAGGCAGAATTCCACGAAGCAACCTCATCAGCCACCGTCACAGAAGAATCACAGCCTAACAATCAACCACCGGCATCAGACGAGGAAACCAAGAAATTGGGCACCCACATCATGGGAGCCCCAGCGGCACCTAACGTCCACTCTGAAAATCAACAAGCTGCCTTATGGAATGCCAGTGAGCACCAGCAAATCTACGAGTATCCATACCTGGTTTATACACCAGTAGAAAAATCAGAAAAGTCAGCCCAGAAATCATTGGAACCCGTGATTCAGAAATTCCAAGAATGGGGCAAGAAAACAGAGACCATAGCCCGTAACATCTGGCAAAATC TTAAAACAGGGCCATCTGTGCCACAAGCTGCGTGGGGTAAGGTAAACCTGACCGCAAAAGCAATCACAGAGGGTGGCTTTGAGTCTCTCTTCAAGCAGATTTTTGAAACTGGTCCTAATGAGAAGCTGATGAAGATTTTTGCTTGTTACCTTTCAACATCTACTGGCCCAGTTGCCGGGACGCTCTATCTATCAACTGCTCGAGTCGCTTTCTGCAGTGACCGTCCTCTGTGCTATACTGCTCCTTCAGGAGAGGAGGCTTGGAGCTACTACAAG GTTATGATACCCTTGGGAAAAATAAGCACAGTCAACCCAGTTATCATGAAAGAAAGTCCACCAGAGAAGTACATTCAGATTGTCACCATTGACGGGCACGAATTCTGGTTCATGGGTTTCGTCAATTTTGAGAAGGCATCCCACCATCTCTTAGAGAAGGCGTCGAATCTCAGGGAAGCAGAATACGCAGTTCAGCCCGTTGTTGTTTAG
- the LOC133701135 gene encoding GEM-like protein 5 — protein MTSTPQETETQHPPPPPSPKADQEAETQQVPPPPPPKADQEAEFHEPTSSATVTEESHPNDHPPASDEKPNKWGTHIMGPAAAPNVHPDNQQAALWNASEHQQIPEHPYLVYTPIDKSEKSTQKSFEPVIHKFQEWGKKAETVARNMWHNLSTGPSVPQTAWGKVNLTAKAITEGGFESLFKHIFETDPNEKLKKTFACYLSTSTGPVAGTLYLSTARVAFCSDRPLCHTAPSGEEAWSYYKVMIPLDKISTVSSEIMLENPSRKYIQIVSTDGHDFWFMGFVNFEKALQNLSESVSSFKEAGIAIQPVVA, from the exons ATGACAAGCACTCCTCAAGAGACAGAAACCCAACACCCACCACCTCCACCATCTCCAAAGGCTGATCAAGAGGCAGAAACCCAACAAgtacctccaccaccaccacctaaGGCTGATCAAGAGGCAGAATTCCATGAACCAACCTCATCTGCCACTGTCACGGAGGAATCCCACCCTAATGATCACCCACCAGCATCGGATGAGAAACCCAATAAATGGGGCACCCACATCATGGGACCAGCAGCAGCTCCTAACGTCCACCCTGACAACCAACAGGCTGCCTTATGGAATGCCAGTGAGCACCAGCAAATCCCCGAGCACCCATACCTGGTTTATACTCCCATTGACAAATCAGAAAAGTCAACCCAGAAATCTTTTGAACCTGTGATCCATAAGTTTCAGGAATGGGGCAAGAAGGCAGAGACCGTAGCCCGTAACATGTGGCACAATC TTAGCACAGGGCCATCTGTGCCACAAACTGCCTGGGGTAAGGTAAACCTGACGGCGAAAGCAATAACAGAGGGTGGCTTTGAGTCTCTCTTCAAGCATATATTTGAAACCGATCCTAATGAGAAGCTGAAGAAGACTTTTGCTTGTTACCTCTCAACATCTACTGGCCCTGTTGCCGGGACGCTCTATCTATCAACTGCTCGAGTCGCGTTCTGCAGCGACCGTCCTCTGTGCCATACTGCTCCTTCAGGGGAGGAGGCGTGGAGCTACTACAAG GTTATGATACCCTTGGACAAAATAAGCACAGTCAGCTCGGAGATCATGCTGGAAAATCCATCAAGGAAGTACATTCAAATTGTCAGCACCGATGGGCACGACTTCTGGTTTATGGGTTTCGTTAATTTCGAGAAAGCCTTGCAAAATCTATCAGAGAGCGTGTCAAGTTTCAAGGAAGCAGGAATTGCAATTCAACCAGTTGTTGCTTAG
- the LOC133702241 gene encoding GEM-like protein 5: protein MTGTPQETETQQVPPPPPSPKADQEAELHGPTSSATVTEESHPKDHPPASDEKTKKWGTHIMGPPAAPNVHPDNQQAALWNASEHQQIPEHPYLVYTPIDKSEMTTQKSFEPVIHKFQEWGKMAETVARNIWHNLSTAPSVPQAAWGKVNLTVKAITEGGFESLFKHIFETDPNEKLKKSFACYLSTSTGPVAGTLYLSTARVAFCSDRPLCHTAPSGEEAWSYYKVMIPLDKISTVSSETMLENPSRNFIQIVSTDGHDFWFMGFVNFEKALQNLSESVSSFKEAGIAIQPVVA, encoded by the exons ATGACAGGCACTCCTCAAGAGACAGAAACCCAACAAgtacctccaccaccaccatctccaAAGGCTGATCAAGAGGCAGAACTCCATGGACCAACCTCATCTGCCACTGTCACGGAGGAATCCCACCCTAAGGATCACCCACCAGCATCGGATGAGAAAACCAAGAAATGGGGCACCCACATCATGGGACCTCCAGCAGCACCTAACGTCCACCCTGACAACCAACAGGCTGCCTTATGGAATGCCAGTGAGCACCAGCAAATCCCCGAGCACCCATACCTGGTTTATACTCCCATTGACAAATCAGAAATGACAACCCAGAAATCTTTTGAACCTGTGATCCATAAGTTTCAGGAATGGGGCAAGATGGCAGAGACCGTAGCCCGTAACATCTGGCACAATC TTAGCACAGCGCCATCTGTGCCACAAGCTGCCTGGGGTAAGGTAAACCTGACGGTGAAAGCAATCACTGAGGGTGGCTTTGAGTCTCTCTTCAAGCATATATTTGAAACGGATCCTAATGAGAAGCTGAAGAAGAGTTTTGCTTGTTACCTTTCAACATCTACTGGCCCTGTTGCCGGGACGCTCTATCTATCAACTGCTCGTGTCGCGTTCTGCAGTGACCGTCCTCTGTGCCATACTGCTCCTTCAGGGGAGGAGGCGTGGAGCTATTACAAG GTTATGATACCCTTGGACAAAATAAGTACAGTCAGCTCGGAGACCATGCTGGAAAATCCATCAAGGAATTTCATTCAAATTGTCAGCACCGATGGGCACGACTTCTGGTTTATGGGTTTCGTTAATTTCGAGAAAGCCTTGCAAAATCTATCAGAGAGCGTGTCAAGTTTCAAGGAAGCAGGAATTGCAATTCAACCAGTTGTTGCTTAG
- the LOC133701136 gene encoding GEM-like protein 5 has protein sequence MTGTPQEAEIQQVPPPPPKADREAEFHEPTSSATVTEESHPNDHSPASDENPKKWGTHIMGPAAAPNVHPDNQQAALWNASEHQQIPEHPYLVYTPIDKSEMTTQKSFEPVIHKFQEWGKKAETVARNMWHNLSTAPSVPKAAWGKVNLTAKAITEGGFESLFKHIFETDPNEKLKKTFACYLSTSTGPVAGTLYLSTARVAFCSDRPLCHTAPSGEEAWSYYKLMIPLDKISTVSSETMPENPSRKYIQIVSTDGHDFWFMGFVNFEKALQNLSESVSSFKEAGIAIQPVVA, from the exons ATGACAGGCACTCCTCAAGAGGCAGAAATCCAACAAgtacctccaccaccacctaaGGCTGATCGAGAGGCAGAATTCCATGAACCAACCTCATCTGCCACTGTCACGGAGGAATCCCACCCTAATGATCACTCGCCAGCATCGGATGAGAATCCCAAGAAATGGGGCACCCACATCATGGGACCAGCAGCAGCTCCTAACGTCCACCCTGACAACCAACAGGCTGCCTTATGGAATGCCAGTGAGCACCAGCAAATCCCCGAGCACCCATACCTGGTTTATACTCCCATTGACAAATCAGAAATGACAACCCAGAAATCTTTTGAACCTGTGATCCATAAGTTTCAGGAATGGGGCAAGAAGGCAGAGACCGTAGCCCGTAACATGTGGCACAATC TTAGCACAGCGCCATCTGTGCCGAAAGCTGCCTGGGGTAAGGTAAACCTGACGGCGAAAGCAATCACAGAGGGTGGCTTTGAGTCTCTCTTCAAGCATATATTTGAAACTGATCCTAATGAGAAGCTTAAGAAGACTTTTGCTTGTTACCTCTCAACATCTACTGGCCCTGTTGCCGGGACGCTCTATCTATCAACTGCTCGAGTCGCGTTCTGCAGCGACCGTCCTCTGTGCCATACTGCTCCTTCAGGAGAGGAGGCGTGGAGCTACTACAAG CTTATGATACCCTTGGACAAAATAAGCACAGTCAGCTCGGAGACCATGCCGGAAAATCCATCAAGGAAGTACATTCAAATTGTCAGCACCGATGGGCACGACTTCTGGTTTATGGGTTTCGTTAATTTCGAGAAAGCCTTGCAAAATCTATCAGAGAGCGTGTCAAGTTTCAAGGAAGCAGGAATTGCAATTCAACCAGTTGTTGCTTAG